The nucleotide window AGGACATCTTTCCGATCGTTGCGTCGGTCGTCTTTGACGCGGGGGGCAACCAGACCCGCATCGACTATAGCCGCCCCAGGGTGAACAAAGGCATAGACAGCGCCCGATTCAACTTCAAAGTGCCGGAAGGTATCCAAGTCATCAAGCAATAGAATTAAGGTTAAGGCCGAGGTTAAGGATGGGGAACGCCATTGCACATGTTTTTCCTTAACCTTGACCTCGGCCTTAACCTGATTTTTTATCCGGAGGTTCCATCATGCCGTCGTTCGACATCGTATCAAAGGTAGATCTGCAGGAAGTCGACAATGCCGTCAACCAGGCCATCAAGGAGATCGGCCAGCGTTACGACTTCAAAGGGTCCAAAAGCGAGATCACCCAGGAGAAGGACGCCGTCAAGGTGCTGGCTGATGACGATTACAAGCTGAAGGCTGTGATCGACGTGCTGCAGTCGAAATTCCTCAAGCGCAACATCTCCATCAAAGCGCTGCAGTACGGCAAGGCCGAACCGGCCTCCGGCGGCATGGTGCGCCAGATCATCACTATCCAGCAGGGCATCTCCAAGGAGAAGGGCAAGGAAATCATTGCCGTTGTCAAGGAGTCCAAACTCAAGGTCCAGGCCCAGATTCAGGACGACCAAGTGCGGGTGACCGGCAAAAACCGCGACGATCTGCAGGATACCATCCAACTGCTGAAGGGGAAGGACCTGGACATCGAGATGCAGTTCACCAATTTCAGGGATTAAAAACTTGTACGGTGCGTTTTTCCGGTAACCGCACCGCTGCTGTACATCGAAAACCGGCGGGAGATCAATTTTGAACGAGCAGGTAAAACAGAAAGTCAGCATGGTCAGCCTGGGCTGTCCCAAAAATCTGGTCGATGCCGAGGTGATGCTCGGTGTAATGGCCCGGCAGAACTACGAGATCACCACCGATGAAAAAGAGGCCGACGTGATCATCGTCAACACCTGCTCCTTCATCAAGGAGGCCAAGCAGGAGAGTATCGACGCCATCCTCGACCTGGCCGAACGCAAACACGACGGCCGCTGTCACACCCTGATCGTGTCGGGCTGCCTGCCTCAGCGTTACCAAGAGGAACTGGCCCGGGAACTGCCGGAGGTCGACATATTCATCGGCACCGGCGACTATCCGCGCATAGCGGAGATTCTGGCGGAAAAGGGTGCAACCGACGAACAGTTGCGCTATGTGGGGGATCCCGACTACATCTACGACGAGTCCCTGCCGCGTCTGAACTCTTCTCCGGCCTGGTACTCCTACCTCAAGATCGGGGAAGGCTGCTCCAACTGCTGCTCCTACTGCATCATCCCGCAATTGCGGGGCGCCTACCGTTCCCGCCCTCTGGAAGCGCTGGTGGCCGAAGCGGAGGCCCTGGCCGCCCGTGGCGTCAAGGAACTGAACATCATCTCCCAGGATATCACCCGCTACGGCAGCGATCTTGAGGAGGAGATCACCCTGGAGACCCTGCTGCGCCGTCTGGTTGCCATTGACGGCATCCGGTGGGTACGGCTCCTCTACGCCTACCCCGACGGCATCGACGAGGGCCTTATCGCTCTTATCCGCGATGAGCCCAAAATCTGCAAATATCTGGACATCCCGATCCAGCACATCAGCGATCCGGTCCTGCAGCGCATGAAGCGCCGCAGCAGCGAGCAGCAGATCAGAGACCTGATTACCACGCTACGCAGGGAGATTCCGGGAATAGCCCTGCGTACCTCGCTGATCGTGGGCTTTCCCGGGGAGGCGATCGAAGATTTCAACAGCCTGATGGAATTCGTCGAGCAGACCCAGTTCGATCGCCTGGGGGTTTTCTGTTACTCCCGGGAAGAGGGCACCCCTGCTGCCCTGATGCCCAACCAGGTTTCGGAACGGATCAAGCGCGAACGCTACCGCAAGCTGATGCGGACGCAGGCCCGCCTCTCCTTCCGCCGCAACCGCGCCCTCATCGGCCGGACAGAACAGGTCATCGTGGAAGGCTACAGCGAGGAAACCGAACTGCTCCTCAAGGGACGCTCATCCCGGCAGGCCCCCGACATCGACGGGCAGGTCTACATCACTGCCGGCAATGCCGAGGTGGGGGACATCGTCACCCTGAAAATCACCGATTCCTCCGACTACGACCTGATCGGAGAGATCGTGGACTAACGAAAAATGGGGCGGTTCCGCCGCACATGGACACCCCCCTTTACGC belongs to Geobacter sp. SVR and includes:
- a CDS encoding YajQ family cyclic di-GMP-binding protein — encoded protein: MPSFDIVSKVDLQEVDNAVNQAIKEIGQRYDFKGSKSEITQEKDAVKVLADDDYKLKAVIDVLQSKFLKRNISIKALQYGKAEPASGGMVRQIITIQQGISKEKGKEIIAVVKESKLKVQAQIQDDQVRVTGKNRDDLQDTIQLLKGKDLDIEMQFTNFRD
- the rimO gene encoding 30S ribosomal protein S12 methylthiotransferase RimO, coding for MVSLGCPKNLVDAEVMLGVMARQNYEITTDEKEADVIIVNTCSFIKEAKQESIDAILDLAERKHDGRCHTLIVSGCLPQRYQEELARELPEVDIFIGTGDYPRIAEILAEKGATDEQLRYVGDPDYIYDESLPRLNSSPAWYSYLKIGEGCSNCCSYCIIPQLRGAYRSRPLEALVAEAEALAARGVKELNIISQDITRYGSDLEEEITLETLLRRLVAIDGIRWVRLLYAYPDGIDEGLIALIRDEPKICKYLDIPIQHISDPVLQRMKRRSSEQQIRDLITTLRREIPGIALRTSLIVGFPGEAIEDFNSLMEFVEQTQFDRLGVFCYSREEGTPAALMPNQVSERIKRERYRKLMRTQARLSFRRNRALIGRTEQVIVEGYSEETELLLKGRSSRQAPDIDGQVYITAGNAEVGDIVTLKITDSSDYDLIGEIVD